The nucleotide sequence GCCGGCCGCGCGCTGATTATCCGGCGGCGGTTTCGGGAATCCGTACGGCGTCCCCGGACCCGTCGTCATCCCCCTTGCCGCCGTTCTTGATGCTGGCGGCGTAGATGTCGACGTACTCCTGGCCCGAGAGCCCCATCAGCTCGTACATCACTTCGTCGGTGACGGCCCGCTCGATGAAGTGGTTGCCGGCCAGACCCTCGAACCGCGAGAAATCCATCGGCTTGCCGAAACGAACGATGACGCGGCCGAAGCGCAACATCTTGCGTCCCGGCGGGTTGACGACATTGGTGCCGATCATCGCCACCGGGATGACCGGAACTCCGGTGTGCAGCGCCAGCCGAGCCAGGCCCGTCTTGCCTTTGTAGAGGCGACCGTCGGGCGAGCGGGTGCCTTCTGGGTACATGCCCAGCAGCTTGCCCTGGCGCAGCAGTCCCGCGGCGGTTTCCAGTGCGGCCTGTGCCGCGTCGGAATTGGTGCGGTCGATCGGCACCTGCCCGGAGACGCTGTAGAACCAGCGGTTGATCCAGCCTTTCACGCCGGTACCGGTGAAGTATTCGGCCTTCGCCAGGAAGGTGATCCGACGACGCACGACCAACGGCAGGTAGAAACTGTCGGCCACAGCGAGGTGATTACTGGCGAGAATAGCCGGCCCGGAGCTCGGGATGTGTTCCAGCCCTTCGACTTTCGGCCGCCCCAGCAGGGTAAAGAGCCAGCCCATGAAGATGTACTTGAATAGGTAGTACCACATGGCCCTCCCTCTCACCCGCATCGGAATGATGTCTGCGCCAACTGTACCCATCGGCGATAGGTACGACCACCTCCGTAGGTTGGTCGCTTACTCTTGCAGAGTAATCGGGATCGCCTGGTAGCGCGTCTTCGCATCGGCGTTCGCCGACCCGTTTTCGGGGGCGCTCTCACTGCTGAGGCCCCCGCCGGGCGGACCATCCGGCGGCGGTTTCGCCGATCGGTCGATGTCGTCGACTATGGCGCGAATCACGTTGAGCAACGCCACACTGTGTTCGGCGATAACCGTCGTCAACGGGTGCTGCTCACCATTGACCAGCGCAGCGAGTGCACACAGCGGGCACCACACCTGTTGGCACTTGCCGGTCGCTCCGCCCGATGCCATGGCGGCCGCGGCGCGCAGTGCAGGATCCACGCCATCAAGGATCGCCTGGGCGAGTTTGCGCAGTTCAGGACCAACTTCGGTATGGGGCCCAGTCACGTCGGCCACACCTCCGGATCTGGTCGAAATCGAATGGTCAGCTCACCGCCAGACAGGCGCGCGTCCAGCACGATGCACCTCCGCAATACGGAGGCCAACCGCACCCTGCGCCGCATGCCGCCGGCACTGATGATCAGGTCGTCATCAGCTCGGCCCAGTGTCAACGAACCGGGATCGAGCTGGGGCAACGCTAGCCGCAGACGATATACCGACCCA is from Mycobacterium marinum and encodes:
- a CDS encoding lysophospholipid acyltransferase family protein, producing the protein MWYYLFKYIFMGWLFTLLGRPKVEGLEHIPSSGPAILASNHLAVADSFYLPLVVRRRITFLAKAEYFTGTGVKGWINRWFYSVSGQVPIDRTNSDAAQAALETAAGLLRQGKLLGMYPEGTRSPDGRLYKGKTGLARLALHTGVPVIPVAMIGTNVVNPPGRKMLRFGRVIVRFGKPMDFSRFEGLAGNHFIERAVTDEVMYELMGLSGQEYVDIYAASIKNGGKGDDDGSGDAVRIPETAAG